The sequence below is a genomic window from Persephonella sp..
ATAAAGATAATTGTAGAACAAAATAACAAAAAAGAAAAAGGGGAAAAGTTCCCCTTATTTTACTTCTACTTTTACCTCTTTTTCTTCAACAGCTTTAGGTATTTCTATTTTGAGAACACCATTTTCAAAAGAAGCTTTTGCTTCCTCAACCTTTACCTCTACAGGAAGAGGTATTACCCTTTCAAACACACCGTAAAATCTTTCTGATCTGTAATAGGTTTTGTCCTTTTGTTCTTCCTCTTTCTTAACCTCTCCTTTGATTACAACGGCATTATCTTTGATTTTAACCTCTACATCTTCTTTTTTGGCACCTGGAATTTCTGCTTCTATCACAAGGTTATTGTCCTTTTCGTAAATATCTACCCTTGGGCTCCATGTTGTGATTTCAGAGATCTCTGCTTTTGGTGTAGGAACAAGCTCATTAAAAACTTTGTTAAGCTCATGCTCAATTCTTGCAAGTTCCCTAAATGGGTTCCATACAAATGCTGGAAGATTTTTTCTATCCATAATCCTCACCTCCGCTAATTTTATAATTTGTCTTATATAAAATATTATAATACTATACTAAAATTTGTCAACACCATGTATCGGTTCAGTACATGGTGAACACCTACCAGTAAAAATTTTAACATCTCCCATAAGCGATCTCAGCTGGTGTCTTTAATCCTAAAGCATAATGTGGTCTTATAAAGTTGTAGATTCTTAGATATTTCCTTAGCTTCCTATTTAATTC
It includes:
- a CDS encoding Hsp20/alpha crystallin family protein; this encodes MDRKNLPAFVWNPFRELARIEHELNKVFNELVPTPKAEISEITTWSPRVDIYEKDNNLVIEAEIPGAKKEDVEVKIKDNAVVIKGEVKKEEEQKDKTYYRSERFYGVFERVIPLPVEVKVEEAKASFENGVLKIEIPKAVEEKEVKVEVK